One stretch of Cervus canadensis isolate Bull #8, Minnesota chromosome 5, ASM1932006v1, whole genome shotgun sequence DNA includes these proteins:
- the CFAP36 gene encoding cilia- and flagella-associated protein 36 isoform X1, which translates to MAAEEEDEVEWVVESIAGFLRGPDWSIPILDFVEQKCEVFDDEEESKLTYTEIHQEYKELVEKLLETYLKEIGINEDQFQEACTSPLAKTRTSQAILQPVLAAEDFTIFKAMMVQKNTEMQLQAIRIIQERNGVLPDCLTDGSDVVSDLEQEEMKILKEVLRKSKEEYDQEEERKRKKQLSEAKTEEPSMQANETTKMNNSQGDGEHFAHPTSEVKVHFANQSVQPSTRKLEMLPETSSLPHKGLKIPGFEHASVEGPIANLSTLGTEELRQREHYLKQKRDKLMAMRKDVKTKQNQTSEQKGKPAREVEEMTEKPEMTAEEKQTLLKRRLLAEKLKEEVINK; encoded by the exons ATGGCCGCGGAAGAAGAGGACGAGGTGGAATGGGTGGTGGAGAGCATCGCGGGGTTCCTGCGGGGCCCGGACTGGTCCATCCCCATCTTGGACTTCGTGGAGCAGAAATGTGAAG tttttgatgatgaagaagaaagcaaattGACTTACACAGAGATTCATCAGGAATACAAAGAACTA gttGAAAAGCTGTTAGAAACTTACCTTAAAGAAATTGGAATTAATGAAGATCAATTTCAAGAAGCATGTACTTCTCCTCTTGCAAAGACCCGTACATCAcag GCCATTTTGCAACCTGTATTGGCAGCAGAAGATTTTACTATCTTTAAAGCAATGATGGTccagaaaaatactgaaatgcaGCTGCAAGCCATTCGAATAATTCAAGAGAGAAATG GTGTGCTACCTGACTGCTTAACAGATGGTTCTGATGTGGTCAGTGACCTTGAACAGGAAGAGatgaaaatcctgaaagaagttCTTAG AAAATCAAAAGAGGAGTATGaccaggaggaagaaaggaagagaaaaaagcag TTATCAGAGGCTAAAACAGAAGAGCCTTCGATGCAGGCCAATGAAACGACAAAAATGAATAATTCCCAAGGGGATGGTGAACATTTTGCACACCCAACCTCAG AAGTTAAAGTGCATTTTGCTAATCAATCAGTCCAGCCTTCGACAAGAAAGCTGGAAATGTTGCCTGAAACTTCCTCCCTCCCACACAAAGGCCTGAAGATTCCTGGCTTCGAACATGCAAGCGTGGAGGGACCAATAGCA AATTTATCAACACTTGGAACAGAAGAGCTCCGCCAGCGAGAACACTATCTAAAACAGAAGAGAGATAAGTTGATGGCCATGAGGAAGGACGTGAAGACTAAGCAGAATCAAACTTCGGAGCAGAAGGGAAAACCTGCTAGGGAGGTGGAG gaaatgacagagaaaccagaaatgaCAGCAGAGGAGAAGCAAACATTACTAAAGAGGAGATTGCTTGCAGAGAAACTTAAAGAAGAAGTtattaataagtaa
- the CFAP36 gene encoding cilia- and flagella-associated protein 36 isoform X2, whose protein sequence is MAAEEEDEVEWVVESIAGFLRGPDWSIPILDFVEQKCEVFDDEEESKLTYTEIHQEYKELVEKLLETYLKEIGINEDQFQEACTSPLAKTRTSQAILQPVLAAEDFTIFKAMMVQKNTEMQLQAIRIIQERNGVLPDCLTDGSDVVSDLEQEEMKILKEVLRKSKEEYDQEEERKRKKQLSEAKTEEPSMQANETTKMNNSQGDGEHFAHPTSVQPSTRKLEMLPETSSLPHKGLKIPGFEHASVEGPIANLSTLGTEELRQREHYLKQKRDKLMAMRKDVKTKQNQTSEQKGKPAREVEEMTEKPEMTAEEKQTLLKRRLLAEKLKEEVINK, encoded by the exons ATGGCCGCGGAAGAAGAGGACGAGGTGGAATGGGTGGTGGAGAGCATCGCGGGGTTCCTGCGGGGCCCGGACTGGTCCATCCCCATCTTGGACTTCGTGGAGCAGAAATGTGAAG tttttgatgatgaagaagaaagcaaattGACTTACACAGAGATTCATCAGGAATACAAAGAACTA gttGAAAAGCTGTTAGAAACTTACCTTAAAGAAATTGGAATTAATGAAGATCAATTTCAAGAAGCATGTACTTCTCCTCTTGCAAAGACCCGTACATCAcag GCCATTTTGCAACCTGTATTGGCAGCAGAAGATTTTACTATCTTTAAAGCAATGATGGTccagaaaaatactgaaatgcaGCTGCAAGCCATTCGAATAATTCAAGAGAGAAATG GTGTGCTACCTGACTGCTTAACAGATGGTTCTGATGTGGTCAGTGACCTTGAACAGGAAGAGatgaaaatcctgaaagaagttCTTAG AAAATCAAAAGAGGAGTATGaccaggaggaagaaaggaagagaaaaaagcag TTATCAGAGGCTAAAACAGAAGAGCCTTCGATGCAGGCCAATGAAACGACAAAAATGAATAATTCCCAAGGGGATGGTGAACATTTTGCACACCCAACCTCAG TCCAGCCTTCGACAAGAAAGCTGGAAATGTTGCCTGAAACTTCCTCCCTCCCACACAAAGGCCTGAAGATTCCTGGCTTCGAACATGCAAGCGTGGAGGGACCAATAGCA AATTTATCAACACTTGGAACAGAAGAGCTCCGCCAGCGAGAACACTATCTAAAACAGAAGAGAGATAAGTTGATGGCCATGAGGAAGGACGTGAAGACTAAGCAGAATCAAACTTCGGAGCAGAAGGGAAAACCTGCTAGGGAGGTGGAG gaaatgacagagaaaccagaaatgaCAGCAGAGGAGAAGCAAACATTACTAAAGAGGAGATTGCTTGCAGAGAAACTTAAAGAAGAAGTtattaataagtaa
- the CFAP36 gene encoding cilia- and flagella-associated protein 36 isoform X3, whose protein sequence is MAAEEEDEVEWVVESIAGFLRGPDWSIPILDFVEQKCEVFDDEEESKLTYTEIHQEYKELAILQPVLAAEDFTIFKAMMVQKNTEMQLQAIRIIQERNGVLPDCLTDGSDVVSDLEQEEMKILKEVLRKSKEEYDQEEERKRKKQLSEAKTEEPSMQANETTKMNNSQGDGEHFAHPTSEVKVHFANQSVQPSTRKLEMLPETSSLPHKGLKIPGFEHASVEGPIANLSTLGTEELRQREHYLKQKRDKLMAMRKDVKTKQNQTSEQKGKPAREVEEMTEKPEMTAEEKQTLLKRRLLAEKLKEEVINK, encoded by the exons ATGGCCGCGGAAGAAGAGGACGAGGTGGAATGGGTGGTGGAGAGCATCGCGGGGTTCCTGCGGGGCCCGGACTGGTCCATCCCCATCTTGGACTTCGTGGAGCAGAAATGTGAAG tttttgatgatgaagaagaaagcaaattGACTTACACAGAGATTCATCAGGAATACAAAGAACTA GCCATTTTGCAACCTGTATTGGCAGCAGAAGATTTTACTATCTTTAAAGCAATGATGGTccagaaaaatactgaaatgcaGCTGCAAGCCATTCGAATAATTCAAGAGAGAAATG GTGTGCTACCTGACTGCTTAACAGATGGTTCTGATGTGGTCAGTGACCTTGAACAGGAAGAGatgaaaatcctgaaagaagttCTTAG AAAATCAAAAGAGGAGTATGaccaggaggaagaaaggaagagaaaaaagcag TTATCAGAGGCTAAAACAGAAGAGCCTTCGATGCAGGCCAATGAAACGACAAAAATGAATAATTCCCAAGGGGATGGTGAACATTTTGCACACCCAACCTCAG AAGTTAAAGTGCATTTTGCTAATCAATCAGTCCAGCCTTCGACAAGAAAGCTGGAAATGTTGCCTGAAACTTCCTCCCTCCCACACAAAGGCCTGAAGATTCCTGGCTTCGAACATGCAAGCGTGGAGGGACCAATAGCA AATTTATCAACACTTGGAACAGAAGAGCTCCGCCAGCGAGAACACTATCTAAAACAGAAGAGAGATAAGTTGATGGCCATGAGGAAGGACGTGAAGACTAAGCAGAATCAAACTTCGGAGCAGAAGGGAAAACCTGCTAGGGAGGTGGAG gaaatgacagagaaaccagaaatgaCAGCAGAGGAGAAGCAAACATTACTAAAGAGGAGATTGCTTGCAGAGAAACTTAAAGAAGAAGTtattaataagtaa